A stretch of the Thermofilum adornatum genome encodes the following:
- a CDS encoding flavin reductase family protein, with protein MMEVENFYLLLHPRPAYLIGSGKVGEKVNFMAASWVSPVSEEPPLVGVAIDVNSYTRELIDTYGEFTVNVLPLQSLEKLYYAGTVSGRSVDKTKVISYRKGEKVDAPVAEETIGVVECRVYTSIKTEDVVFYLGKVLSAKADERFFGKRSGWDLKKTNLPLHNWGAGFYEVGRLHIIRKGGP; from the coding sequence ATGATGGAAGTTGAAAACTTTTACCTCTTGCTTCACCCTAGGCCGGCATACCTCATTGGAAGCGGAAAGGTAGGCGAGAAAGTCAACTTTATGGCCGCTAGCTGGGTCTCGCCTGTGAGCGAAGAGCCTCCACTGGTGGGGGTAGCCATTGACGTCAATAGCTATACAAGGGAGCTTATCGACACGTATGGGGAATTCACTGTGAACGTTCTGCCTTTACAGTCGCTCGAGAAGCTCTACTATGCGGGGACTGTCTCTGGTAGAAGCGTGGACAAGACAAAGGTTATCAGCTACAGGAAGGGAGAAAAAGTCGATGCCCCCGTTGCAGAGGAAACTATCGGTGTGGTTGAGTGCCGTGTATACACCAGCATAAAGACGGAAGACGTTGTTTTCTACCTTGGCAAGGTTCTCTCTGCCAAGGCTGACGAGCGCTTTTTCGGGAAGAGGAGTGGATGGGATCTGAAAAAGACTAATTTGCCGCTACACAATTGGGGCGCAGGCTTCTATGAGGT
- a CDS encoding nicotinamide mononucleotide deamidase-related protein: MDCKAKAYILSIGNELLIGKVTNTNASWLAQRLTLLGYCVERIIVLPDNMDDIVEEFHRAVSRADLVISTGGLGPTPDDITNIALAKALNRELETNPEALEMLKEKYAKRGYPLTPEREKMAKLPKGARPLPNPVGTAPGIMVETDSRLIIVLPGVPAEMEAIFKDHVEPILKSRGRPYFYREKMIRVKGVPEADLTPILRRALKIDEKAYVKSHPRGLEDGVPVVEIHVYASSSSEEEASNIVDKVEKFLIEEIRKTFGQSASISPLN; the protein is encoded by the coding sequence ATGGACTGCAAGGCTAAGGCATACATACTCTCCATTGGAAACGAGCTCTTAATTGGAAAAGTCACCAATACGAACGCGTCGTGGCTCGCCCAGAGGCTAACACTCCTAGGCTACTGTGTAGAGAGAATAATCGTCCTGCCAGACAACATGGACGACATTGTAGAGGAGTTCCATAGGGCGGTTTCCAGGGCAGACCTCGTCATATCTACGGGCGGATTGGGACCCACACCAGACGACATTACAAACATAGCCCTAGCAAAGGCGCTCAACAGGGAGCTCGAGACAAACCCCGAGGCGCTCGAAATGCTCAAGGAAAAATACGCTAAGCGGGGCTACCCCCTCACCCCTGAACGCGAAAAAATGGCAAAGCTACCCAAGGGCGCTAGACCCCTGCCAAACCCAGTGGGGACGGCTCCCGGAATAATGGTCGAGACAGATTCACGCCTGATCATTGTTCTTCCAGGGGTACCAGCAGAAATGGAAGCAATATTTAAAGACCACGTCGAGCCAATCCTCAAGTCAAGGGGGAGGCCGTACTTCTATAGGGAAAAAATGATTAGGGTAAAGGGTGTCCCAGAGGCAGACCTTACACCAATACTTAGAAGAGCACTTAAAATCGACGAAAAGGCATACGTAAAGAGCCACCCGCGCGGTCTCGAGGATGGGGTGCCAGTTGTAGAGATACACGTATATGCTTCTTCCAGCAGCGAGGAAGAGGCAAGCAATATTGTCGATAAGGTGGAAAAGTTCCTCATCGAAGAAATCAGGAAAACATTTGGACAATCGGCAAGCATATCTCCTCTAAACTGA
- a CDS encoding DUF1611 domain-containing protein: MEEGKAVVLAEGLYSSTDGKTAHGLVRKSLRYKIVGVIDSTLAGRDAGEVLDGKPRGIKIYSSLGEALREHPDTRFLIIGVATAGGKLPENYRAIVKEALKKGLSIVSGLHEFLSDDPELMRLAREHGAEIIDVRKIYYNKRVFYTGRIREVKALKVVVIGTDSAIGKRTVAHMITDELNKRSVKAVFVGTGQTAWMQGAKYVFVLDSVINDFIPGVLEETVLRAYVEEKPKVIVVPGQGSPLHPVFPGSYEILNLLKPEVVVLQHAPGRKHLDGFPEYPMPPLEKFLRLVELITDRRVYAITINTEGLGREEALREKERIEKETGIPTVIPLLEGVGRIVDLMLRDFPELKV, encoded by the coding sequence ATGGAGGAGGGAAAAGCAGTAGTACTGGCCGAGGGTTTGTATTCTTCGACAGACGGCAAGACGGCGCACGGCCTCGTGAGGAAAAGCCTTCGATACAAAATCGTTGGAGTTATTGACAGCACGCTGGCTGGAAGGGACGCGGGAGAAGTGCTGGACGGCAAGCCTAGGGGGATAAAGATCTATTCTTCACTAGGGGAAGCCTTAAGAGAGCACCCAGACACAAGGTTTCTAATAATAGGCGTCGCTACAGCCGGCGGAAAGTTGCCAGAAAACTATAGGGCCATAGTGAAAGAGGCCCTGAAGAAGGGTCTAAGCATAGTTTCTGGTCTCCACGAGTTTCTGAGCGATGACCCAGAGTTAATGCGGCTCGCAAGGGAGCACGGCGCAGAAATAATTGATGTCAGGAAGATCTACTATAATAAACGTGTCTTCTATACTGGCAGGATAAGAGAAGTCAAAGCCCTCAAGGTCGTAGTTATCGGGACTGACTCAGCGATAGGCAAGAGGACCGTAGCCCACATGATTACAGACGAGCTTAATAAGAGGAGTGTAAAGGCCGTATTCGTGGGGACCGGCCAGACCGCGTGGATGCAGGGTGCAAAATACGTGTTTGTTCTCGACAGCGTAATCAACGACTTTATCCCGGGGGTTCTCGAGGAAACTGTCTTGAGGGCATACGTAGAGGAAAAACCCAAGGTAATCGTTGTGCCCGGCCAGGGGTCGCCTTTGCATCCAGTTTTTCCAGGTAGCTACGAGATCCTCAACCTCCTGAAGCCTGAAGTAGTCGTTCTCCAGCATGCCCCTGGAAGGAAGCATCTAGACGGCTTCCCAGAGTACCCCATGCCTCCCCTGGAAAAGTTCCTAAGGCTCGTGGAGCTCATAACGGATAGAAGGGTATATGCAATAACGATCAACACCGAGGGCCTCGGCAGAGAGGAGGCGCTCCGAGAAAAAGAGAGAATCGAGAAGGAGACAGGCATACCAACGGTCATCCCGCTACTGGAAGGGGTAGGCAGAATCGTCGACTTGATGCTGAGAGATTTCCCCGAGCTAAAGGTGTAG
- a CDS encoding DUF554 domain-containing protein: protein MIGTITNTITVILGSLAGLLLRRNISPEKTTFITDALGLFTVAIGIQMSLQTKNPIILVASLLVGTFIGEIAGIEHKLERLSEKISRSSSQSIVDGMLTAFLTFCVGPMTIVGSIKDGLGDPSILLAKSVMDGVASIAFAASLGIGVLLSSVLVLAFQGSLAVFGALTGTMLPQKAIAELTASGGVLLIGVGINLLKLKKIRVANMLPTLLFSPLLALYF from the coding sequence ATGATTGGAACCATAACCAACACAATAACGGTTATCCTCGGCTCGCTCGCCGGGCTCCTCCTCAGAAGAAACATATCCCCAGAAAAGACAACCTTCATAACAGACGCCCTCGGCCTATTCACGGTCGCAATAGGCATACAGATGTCCCTCCAGACAAAAAACCCAATAATACTCGTAGCCTCCCTACTGGTCGGAACCTTCATTGGAGAAATAGCAGGCATAGAGCACAAGCTCGAAAGGCTCTCAGAAAAAATCTCGAGGTCCAGCTCCCAGAGCATAGTCGACGGAATGCTCACAGCCTTCCTAACATTCTGCGTCGGGCCAATGACTATAGTAGGCTCAATAAAGGACGGCCTCGGTGACCCAAGCATCCTACTCGCAAAGTCAGTAATGGACGGGGTAGCCTCGATAGCCTTCGCGGCAAGCCTAGGCATAGGAGTCCTACTAAGCTCAGTGCTCGTCCTAGCCTTCCAGGGATCCCTAGCAGTATTCGGCGCACTCACAGGCACAATGCTACCGCAAAAAGCAATAGCAGAACTTACAGCGTCTGGAGGAGTCCTCCTAATAGGCGTAGGCATCAACCTCCTAAAACTCAAAAAGATACGCGTAGCCAACATGCTCCCCACACTACTCTTCTCCCCCCTACTAGCACTATACTTCTAG
- a CDS encoding radical SAM/SPASM domain-containing protein, with protein sequence MPERAPHVLPFYIPPTLVLRQVGSLLAFKELTGWPGLDRWLPEAGLLLRTAAGAIGFGCFGMPIHPVYEVTAACNLRCKHCHARGGKPYPDELDTEGAKEVIRKLAEVPEFRVLVFTGGEPLVRPDIYELISYAKSLGFSVVLATNAILITKSVSKKLRELGVEGIAASIDFVKPEQHDEYRGVPGAFQRAIEGIKNAASEGLYIHINVTLSKLNLDQLEDLMRLSDRLGAYVVFLYQLLPFGRGEELKNLLLTREEFLQVMERVKKIQREVKPVIVPVGLPEYFAYLLKDSPLFKIYSPFFKGCSAGSGMFYIKPNGDVWPCAFVPIKAGNLREQSALEIWRNSPVFRALRDRSNLKGPCATCKYRDVCGGCRARTLALTGDLFASDPMCPLASHETQLKLIRTPDIKTIQ encoded by the coding sequence GTGCCAGAACGCGCTCCCCATGTTTTACCTTTCTATATTCCTCCTACGTTGGTCTTGAGACAAGTAGGCAGTCTACTTGCTTTCAAGGAGTTGACGGGCTGGCCTGGATTGGACAGGTGGCTTCCAGAGGCCGGACTACTGTTGCGCACTGCCGCAGGGGCTATTGGCTTTGGCTGTTTCGGGATGCCTATACATCCAGTGTACGAGGTTACTGCCGCCTGTAATCTTAGGTGTAAGCACTGCCACGCCAGAGGGGGTAAACCATACCCAGACGAGCTAGACACTGAGGGAGCTAAAGAAGTAATAAGGAAGCTTGCCGAGGTTCCTGAGTTCCGCGTACTTGTCTTTACAGGTGGAGAACCACTTGTCAGGCCAGACATTTACGAGCTTATCTCTTACGCTAAGAGTCTCGGCTTCAGTGTTGTATTAGCTACAAATGCGATTCTAATCACAAAGAGCGTTTCAAAGAAATTGCGGGAACTGGGAGTTGAGGGTATAGCTGCTAGCATAGACTTTGTAAAGCCGGAGCAACACGACGAGTACCGAGGCGTGCCTGGGGCTTTTCAACGCGCCATAGAGGGAATAAAGAACGCGGCCAGCGAAGGTCTATATATCCACATAAATGTCACGCTCTCCAAGCTGAACCTCGACCAATTAGAGGACTTGATGCGGCTTTCTGACAGGCTTGGGGCCTATGTCGTGTTTCTCTACCAGCTGTTGCCGTTTGGAAGGGGAGAAGAATTAAAGAACTTGCTATTAACCCGTGAAGAATTTCTGCAGGTTATGGAGAGAGTAAAGAAAATACAGCGAGAAGTAAAGCCTGTAATCGTGCCAGTAGGTCTGCCCGAATACTTCGCCTATCTCCTTAAAGATTCTCCACTGTTCAAAATCTATTCCCCATTCTTTAAGGGATGTAGCGCGGGCAGTGGAATGTTCTACATAAAGCCCAACGGCGACGTCTGGCCATGTGCATTCGTCCCCATAAAAGCTGGAAACCTGCGGGAACAGTCAGCACTCGAAATATGGAGAAACAGCCCAGTATTCAGGGCTCTTAGAGACAGAAGTAATCTTAAGGGTCCATGTGCCACTTGTAAGTATAGGGACGTGTGTGGGGGCTGCAGAGCTAGAACCCTTGCATTAACAGGAGACCTATTTGCCTCGGATCCAATGTGTCCACTCGCAAGTCACGAGACACAATTAAAGCTGATAAGAACCCCAGACATCAAGACGATACAATAG
- a CDS encoding AAA family ATPase translates to MEQIVLRRREAEELKKARGWLLVYGRRKVGKTFLLRRELSWSIYATVTRSREIFLESNGGIEKTGLEEGLQRVVDALRRGECVVIDEFQRLPENYWDMLALAHPLGRLVLSGSSFGVVEKVFSRRSPLLGLVNPLRVDVVSYADAVSSLVERLNPEKALLWAIIVRDPWIVPFVDLSLPPAVFIAENAGRLALASMGLVGEVFVEEERRLTTLYEAVLRLLAEGYWKPAEIAGVLAPKGLVEGGASAVVGILERMVKMGLVRKLKAWRSGGAKVYYRHSSPLLSLVYYLDQKFSVSEGYQATPEAANTALGREAEACIAELMAERYSGVAGFYVSPFGDVDVIVLKGKRPIAGYEVKLGSIEQNEAKRALERIHSLGIPHAGLISLKEKPPEIEGAETLGPDELVSLAKMVSETKISTQKAHESGELFWDNK, encoded by the coding sequence ATGGAGCAAATTGTGCTTAGGCGGAGAGAAGCTGAGGAACTTAAGAAGGCGAGGGGCTGGCTACTTGTATATGGTAGGAGAAAGGTTGGTAAAACTTTTCTGCTTAGAAGGGAGCTTTCTTGGAGCATTTATGCAACTGTAACGAGGTCTAGGGAGATTTTTCTTGAAAGCAATGGGGGCATCGAGAAGACAGGTTTAGAGGAGGGGCTTCAGCGTGTCGTAGATGCCCTCAGAAGGGGGGAGTGCGTAGTCATTGATGAGTTCCAGAGGCTTCCTGAAAACTACTGGGACATGCTGGCCCTTGCGCACCCTTTAGGCAGGCTCGTGCTTTCTGGGTCAAGTTTTGGTGTTGTTGAGAAGGTTTTTTCCAGGAGGAGCCCCCTGCTGGGCCTGGTGAATCCTCTCCGGGTCGATGTTGTAAGCTATGCGGATGCAGTTTCTTCTCTTGTGGAAAGGCTTAATCCTGAAAAAGCACTGCTTTGGGCAATAATTGTTAGGGATCCATGGATTGTCCCCTTTGTTGACCTAAGCCTGCCCCCTGCGGTTTTCATTGCTGAAAACGCTGGGAGGCTGGCGCTTGCAAGTATGGGTCTTGTTGGAGAGGTGTTCGTGGAGGAAGAGAGGAGACTCACAACGCTGTATGAAGCAGTGCTGAGGTTGCTCGCAGAGGGTTATTGGAAGCCGGCCGAAATCGCGGGCGTCTTGGCTCCTAAGGGGCTCGTGGAGGGTGGAGCCTCTGCTGTTGTGGGTATACTTGAGCGAATGGTGAAAATGGGATTAGTCAGGAAGTTAAAGGCTTGGAGATCTGGAGGAGCCAAGGTCTACTACAGGCACTCTTCACCACTACTGTCGCTGGTCTACTATTTGGATCAAAAATTTTCGGTGAGTGAGGGCTACCAGGCTACCCCGGAGGCGGCAAACACGGCACTGGGAAGAGAGGCAGAAGCATGTATTGCCGAGCTAATGGCTGAAAGGTACTCCGGTGTAGCAGGGTTTTATGTTTCACCGTTTGGAGACGTAGACGTAATTGTACTTAAGGGTAAAAGGCCCATCGCAGGCTACGAGGTAAAGCTAGGTAGCATTGAGCAAAACGAGGCCAAGAGAGCCCTTGAAAGAATACACTCCCTAGGAATACCCCACGCGGGACTCATCAGCCTGAAAGAAAAACCTCCAGAAATAGAGGGCGCTGAGACGCTTGGTCCCGACGAATTAGTCTCTCTTGCAAAGATGGTCAGCGAGACAAAAATCTCCACACAGAAGGCTCATGAATCAGGTGAACTTTTTTGGGATAACAAATGA
- a CDS encoding GNAT family N-acetyltransferase, producing MALTGLQVRFAEKGDLKQAKEILRKSFTGSYRYWSELLLGRLDTLVAIMDGRVVGVAEIYTKETKTHGKISVISFIAVDPGYRGRGIGKNLVAEAEKIFREHGCRYSAASTRRDNLASIGMFTKMGYSLYRRGEKEFEELEGPLYAYEDDIILVKKLG from the coding sequence GTGGCTTTAACTGGTCTTCAGGTAAGGTTTGCCGAGAAGGGCGACCTAAAACAGGCAAAAGAAATACTCAGAAAGTCTTTTACTGGCTCCTATAGGTATTGGAGCGAGCTCCTCCTCGGCAGGCTAGACACTCTCGTTGCCATTATGGATGGGCGAGTCGTAGGTGTGGCCGAAATATACACAAAGGAGACTAAAACCCACGGGAAGATAAGCGTAATAAGCTTTATAGCCGTAGACCCCGGCTACAGGGGCAGGGGCATAGGTAAAAACCTTGTAGCCGAGGCAGAAAAGATATTCAGGGAACATGGCTGTAGATATTCTGCGGCCAGCACTAGGCGAGACAATTTGGCCTCGATAGGTATGTTCACGAAAATGGGCTATTCACTGTATAGGCGGGGAGAAAAAGAATTCGAGGAGCTTGAGGGGCCGCTCTATGCTTACGAGGACGATATAATCCTTGTTAAGAAGCTAGGATAG
- a CDS encoding prenyltransferase, with protein MKDNSLEKILAWMNVIRVKFFAAGIPPVILGFSVAYYVEGLLSPDLFLLTLFGIVTAMIGSYTFNEYFDFKSGVDLVVKDEHVTPFNSGSRVLPSGLLNPEKVFDAGLFASLVTVAIGLYLTWLRGPLVLVLTILGMIAALGYTAPPFAFAYRGIGEAMIGLSYGPFITLGSFLVQTGRLDTVALLASLVPGFLITAVIWINEFPDYEADKTVGKRNMIVRLGKKKAVLVYPWFFILAYATVIAGVVLRMFPLYTLFSLVTLPIAIQATRNAVKNIDNPRGLVPSMKNTILVFVLTTFLLSLGFIVARWI; from the coding sequence ATGAAGGATAACAGCTTGGAAAAAATACTTGCATGGATGAACGTTATACGGGTCAAGTTCTTTGCAGCCGGCATACCACCTGTGATTCTCGGTTTTTCAGTTGCATACTATGTTGAGGGCCTATTGAGTCCCGACCTATTTTTGCTGACACTCTTCGGCATAGTTACTGCAATGATTGGAAGCTATACTTTCAATGAATACTTTGACTTTAAAAGCGGAGTGGATCTTGTTGTCAAAGATGAACATGTCACTCCTTTCAACTCTGGTAGCAGGGTTCTCCCCTCAGGCCTGCTGAATCCCGAAAAAGTTTTTGACGCTGGGCTCTTCGCATCTCTGGTCACGGTCGCAATAGGCCTGTACCTAACCTGGCTCCGCGGACCACTGGTTCTAGTTTTAACAATCTTGGGAATGATAGCTGCTCTAGGCTACACGGCTCCTCCCTTTGCTTTTGCGTATCGAGGAATAGGCGAAGCAATGATAGGGCTTAGCTATGGCCCATTCATTACGCTTGGCAGCTTCCTTGTCCAGACAGGCCGCTTAGACACAGTGGCACTTCTCGCATCTCTGGTACCAGGCTTCCTGATCACCGCGGTCATTTGGATCAACGAGTTTCCAGACTATGAAGCCGACAAAACTGTGGGTAAAAGAAACATGATCGTTAGGCTGGGAAAGAAGAAGGCTGTCCTCGTATATCCATGGTTTTTCATTTTGGCATATGCTACCGTTATTGCCGGTGTCGTTCTTAGAATGTTTCCTCTATATACACTGTTCTCCTTGGTTACGCTTCCCATAGCGATACAAGCTACTAGGAATGCAGTGAAGAATATTGATAATCCTCGAGGCCTCGTCCCGTCCATGAAAAACACTATTTTGGTTTTTGTTCTCACGACTTTTCTCCTATCACTTGGATTCATTGTAGCCAGGTGGATTTAG
- a CDS encoding CPBP family intramembrane glutamic endopeptidase — protein sequence MAYRDVVAFLAISFGLAFLADVLVFTISQNVPSPLVLSQVALLWGLFRMYTPTVGAAVALRMSGKSISGEFKSYLNVRDKAVYWYFLAPLIVYIALGIYFLIGLAFNVIDLEKPVRIIAEQGKISIEAARVLLLVQLVSAYLVALTINALYALGEEIGWRGYLYKRLGSAPSLGNSFIVGTVWGLWHATAIGLLGHNYPNLKWLGVPIFVVLCIPLTFIMLILVSRTGSILPSVSLHGALNALWALTILTNNLEDATGELLGGNGLLGILSLVLVATIAKIFLGTRGNVN from the coding sequence ATGGCTTACAGGGACGTTGTCGCGTTCCTCGCTATCTCGTTTGGGCTCGCATTCCTGGCCGACGTACTCGTATTCACGATTTCGCAAAATGTGCCATCTCCCCTTGTTCTGTCACAGGTAGCTCTTTTGTGGGGCCTCTTCAGGATGTATACCCCCACTGTCGGTGCGGCTGTAGCCTTACGGATGTCTGGGAAGAGTATATCCGGAGAATTTAAAAGCTATCTTAACGTGAGGGATAAAGCTGTCTACTGGTATTTTCTGGCACCCCTAATAGTTTACATTGCACTAGGAATCTACTTTCTCATAGGCCTAGCCTTCAACGTCATCGACCTAGAAAAGCCTGTAAGGATAATAGCAGAGCAGGGAAAAATATCCATAGAAGCCGCCCGAGTACTCCTGCTTGTACAGCTTGTCTCCGCTTACCTAGTAGCCCTAACCATCAATGCTCTCTACGCTTTGGGCGAAGAGATAGGGTGGCGAGGCTACCTCTATAAGCGGCTAGGCTCTGCTCCAAGCCTTGGAAACAGTTTCATCGTAGGAACCGTCTGGGGACTGTGGCATGCAACAGCTATAGGGCTTCTAGGACACAACTATCCAAACTTGAAGTGGCTCGGTGTTCCAATTTTCGTGGTGTTATGCATACCTCTAACATTTATAATGCTAATCTTAGTATCCAGGACTGGGAGCATACTTCCCTCAGTCTCTCTGCATGGAGCTCTAAACGCGCTTTGGGCATTAACAATATTGACGAATAATTTAGAGGATGCTACTGGAGAACTTCTGGGTGGGAATGGCCTATTGGGAATACTCTCTTTAGTACTTGTGGCCACAATTGCGAAGATTTTTCTGGGAACAAGGGGCAACGTAAATTAG
- a CDS encoding pyridoxal-phosphate dependent enzyme: MEEDSSSSKLLLVATPLIRLTSIKKLLGFDGAPVYLKYEGANPTGTHKDRAAISHVREVLVNGYDTITVGTCGNYGAAIAYYARRAGVKAVIYVPKGYKHSRVSEMKRYGAKVVLVEGPYETAVSLSVEAAKANGWYDANPGSINDHASLDAYSEIAREIVEQLGDAPAAIAIPVGNGTTLVGVYNGFRRMYKAGDTTRIPRIIAASTIHVNQLVYSWLMGSIDPLPVNTYLARETPVNEPLVAIQSLNAKEALMAIYHSEGVAYAYMDDEMVEMSLLLRAVEGVNALPASSSSLLAVRDFLSREQVDGPVVAVITGRWRREKQ; this comes from the coding sequence GTGGAGGAGGACTCATCGAGTAGTAAACTGTTACTGGTAGCGACGCCGCTTATTCGGCTGACTTCTATCAAGAAATTGTTGGGCTTTGATGGTGCCCCAGTTTACCTAAAATATGAGGGTGCAAACCCGACAGGCACACATAAGGATAGAGCGGCCATTTCACACGTGAGGGAGGTCTTGGTAAACGGCTATGACACGATTACTGTTGGCACTTGTGGGAACTATGGTGCAGCCATAGCGTACTATGCACGGAGGGCCGGCGTCAAGGCTGTTATCTATGTACCCAAAGGGTACAAGCACAGCAGGGTCTCCGAGATGAAGAGATACGGAGCAAAGGTAGTCCTTGTTGAGGGCCCATACGAGACAGCCGTATCGCTGAGTGTCGAGGCCGCGAAGGCGAATGGATGGTACGACGCTAACCCTGGGAGCATAAATGACCACGCGAGCCTCGACGCCTACTCTGAGATAGCCCGTGAGATAGTTGAACAGCTCGGCGACGCGCCTGCGGCGATAGCTATACCTGTGGGCAACGGAACCACGCTGGTAGGCGTCTATAACGGTTTTAGGAGGATGTACAAGGCGGGAGACACGACGAGGATTCCTAGAATCATAGCGGCGAGCACTATACATGTTAACCAGCTTGTATACTCGTGGCTAATGGGCTCCATAGACCCACTGCCAGTGAACACGTACCTTGCAAGGGAGACCCCTGTCAACGAGCCCCTGGTCGCAATACAGTCCCTAAACGCAAAGGAAGCACTCATGGCTATATACCACTCTGAAGGCGTCGCCTACGCCTACATGGACGATGAGATGGTCGAGATGTCGCTGTTGCTGAGGGCTGTCGAGGGGGTAAACGCTCTCCCAGCGTCGTCTTCTTCCCTTCTGGCTGTGAGGGACTTCCTGTCTCGGGAGCAGGTCGACGGGCCAGTCGTAGCGGTGATTACTGGGAGATGGAGGAGGGAAAAGCAGTAG